In Naumovozyma castellii chromosome 1, complete genome, one DNA window encodes the following:
- the EFT2 gene encoding elongation factor 2 (ancestral locus Anc_5.467): MVAFTVDQMRSLMDTVTNVRNMSVIAHVDHGKSTLTDSLVQKAGIISAAKAGEARFMDTRKDEQERGITIKSTAISLYSEMPDEDVKDIAQKTEGNAFLINLIDSPGHVDFSSEVTAALRVTDGALVVVDTVEGVCVQTETVLRQALGERIKPVVCINKVDRALLELQVSKEDLYQSFSRTVESVNVIISTYADEILGDVQVYPSKGTVAFGSGLHGWAFTIRQFAQRYAKKFGVDKVKMMERLWGDSYFNPKTKKWTNKETDADGKQLERAFNMFVLDPIFRLFAAIMNFKKDEIPVLLEKLEINLKGDEKDQEGKALLKTVMKKFLPAADALLEMIVMNLPSPVTAQAYRAEQLYEGPADDANCMAIKRCDPKADLMLYVSKMVPTSDKGRFYAFGRVFAGTVKSGQKVRIQGPNYVPGKKDDLFVKAIQRVVLMMGRFVEPIDDCPAGNIIGLVGIDQFLLKSGTLTTDEAAHNMKVMKFSVSPVVQVAVEVKNANDLPKLVEGLKRLSKSDPCVLTYMAETGEHIVAGTGELHLEICLQDLENDHAGVPLKISPPVVAYRETVEAESSQTALSKSPNKHNRIYLKAEPIDEEVSLAIESGKINPRDDLKARARVMADEFGWDVTDARKIWCFGPDGNGPNLVVDQTKAVQYLNEIKDSVVAAFQWATKEGPIFGEQMRSVRVNILDVTLHADAIHRGGGQIIPTMRRATYAGFLLAEPKIQEPVFLVEIQCPESAVGGIYSVLNKKRGQVVSEEQRPGTPLFTVKAYLPVNESFGFTGELRQATGGQAFPQMVFDHWATLGSDPLDPTSKAGEIVTAARKRHGMKDVVPGWQEYYDKL, from the coding sequence ATGGTTGCTTTCACTGTTGACCAAATGCGTTCCTTAATGGACACTGTTACCAATGTTCGTAACATGTCCGTTATTGCTCACGTCGATCATGGTAAATCTACTTTGACCGATTCTCTAGTCCAAAAGGCTGGTATTATCTCCGCTGCTAAGGCTGGTGAAGCCCGTTTCATGGATACCAGAAAGgatgaacaagaaagagGTATTACTATTAAGTCTACCGCTATTTCTTTATACTCTGAAATGCCAGATGAAGATGTTAAGGACATCGCTCAAAAGACCGAAGGTAATGCTTTCTTAATTAACTTGATCGATTCCCCAGGTCACGTCGATTTCTCTTCAGAAGTTACTGCCGCTTTAAGAGTCACTGATGGTGCTTTAGTTGTCGTCGATACCGTTGAAGGTGTCTGTGTCCAAACTGAAACCGTCTTGAGACAAGCTTTGGGTGAAAGAATTAAGCCTGTTGTCTGTATTAACAAGGTTGACAGAGCTTTATTGGAATTGCAAGTTTCCAAGGAAGATTTATACCAATCTTTCTCCAGAACTGTTGAATCCGTTAACGTTATCATCTCCACTTATGCTGATGAAATCTTAGGTGACGTTCAAGTTTACCCATCCAAGGGTACCGTGGCTTTCGGTTCCGGTTTACATGGTTGGGCTTTCACCATCCGTCAATTCGCTCAAAGATACGCTAAGAAGTTTGGTGTTGACAAGGTTAAGATGATGGAAAGATTATGGGGTGACTCTTACTTCAACCCAAAGACTAAGAAGTGGACTAACAAGGAAACTGATGCTGATGGTAAGCAATTAGAAAGAGCTTTCAACATGTTCGTCTTGGACCCAATCTTCAGATTATTCGCTGCTATCATGAACTTCAAGAAGGATGAAATTCCAGTCTTGTTAGAAAAGTTGGAAATTAACTTGAAGGGTGACGAAAAGGACCAAGAAGGTAAGGCTTTGTTGAAGACCGTCATGAAGAAGTTCTTGCCAGCTGCTGATGCCTTATTGGAAATGATTGTTATGAACTTACCATCTCCAGTTACCGCTCAAGCTTACAGAGCTGAACAATTATACGAAGGTCCAGCTGACGATGCTAACTGTATGGCTATCAAGAGATGTGATCCAAAGGCTGACTTGATGTTGTACGTTTCCAAGATGGTGCCAACCTCTGATAAGGGTAGATTCTACGCTTTCGGTAGAGTTTTCGCTGGTACTGTTAAGTCTGGTCAAAAGGTTAGAATCCAAGGTCCAAACTACGTTCCAGGTAAGAAGGATGATTTATTCGTCAAGGCTATTCAAAGAGTTGTCTTAATGATGGGTAGATTCGTCGAACCAATCGATGACTGTCCAGCTGGTAACATTATCGGTTTAGTCGGTATCGATCAATTCTTATTGAAGAGTGGTACTTTGACTACTGATGAAGCCGCTCACAACATGAAGGTCATGAAGTTCTCTGTCTCTCCAGTTGTGCAAGTTGCTGTTGAAGTTAAGAACGCTAACGATTTACCAAAGTTGGTTGAAGGTTTGAAGAGATTGTCTAAATCTGATCCATGTGTCTTGACTTACATGGCTGAAACTGGTGAACATATTGTTGCTGGTACCGGTGAATTgcatttggaaatttgtCTACAAGATCTAGAAAACGATCACGCAGGTgttccattgaagatttctCCACCTGTTGTTGCCTACAGAGAAACTGTCGAAGCTGAATCTTCTCAAACTGCTTTGTCTAAGTCTCCAAACAAGCATAACAGAATCTACTTGAAGGCTGAACCAATTGACGAAGAAGTTTCTTTGGCTATTGAAAGTGGTAAGATTAACCCAAGAGATGATCTAAAGGCTAGAGCTAGAGTTATGGCTGATGAATTCGGCTGGGATGTCACTGATGCCAGAAAGATCTGGTGTTTCGGTCCAGACGGTAACGGTCCAAATTTGGTTGTTGACCAAACTAAGGCTGTTCAATACTTGAACGAAATCAAGGATTCCGTTGTTGCTGCTTTCCAATGGGCTACCAAGGAAGGTCCAATTTTCGGTGAACAAATGAGATCCGTTAGAGTTAACATCTTGGATGTCACCTTACATGCTGATGCTATCCACAGAGGTGGTGGTCAAATCATTCCAACCATGAGAAGAGCTACTTACGCTGGTTTCTTATTGGCTGAACCAAAGATTCAAGAACCTGTTTTCTTAGTTGAAATTCAATGTCCTGAATCCGCTGTCGGTGGTATTTACTCCGTCTTAAACAAGAAGAGAGGTCAAGTTGTCTCTGAAGAACAAAGACCAGGTACTCCATTGTTTACCGTCAAGGCTTACTTGCCAGTTAACGAATCTTTCGGTTTCACTGGTGAATTAAGACAAGCTACTGGTGGTCAAGCTTTCCCACAAATGGTGTTCGACCATTGGGCTACTTTAGGTAGTGACCCATTGGACCCAACCTCCAAGGCTGGTGAAATTGTCACTGCTGCTCGTAAGAGACATGGTATGAAGGATGTCGTTCCAGGCTGGCAAGAATACTACGACAAATTGTAA
- the MUS81 gene encoding Mus81p (ancestral locus Anc_5.468): MRILEPLSNDEFLPENLKDLYSKFLQELIDELSPRQEQLQITYSKAKKNLNDTDGIFYYPGDLKKVKGIGATIISRLEAKIQEYCNERGIRPPEPKAARDVPTGTKRSRTALRTDSNKEQISQTTDTQPPKKQRKKVYIPKKRSGGYAILLGLLELRAVKRGYSKEEVITSAQKYTDHSMEGNFATKEFYGSWSSINSLKKHNLIVEVGRPKRYSLTEEGVTLAETLKTADGIVFQREREKEGSRDNSMRDIETTANLSELLEKEKLSPSFRQGKPNSSFIDYTFESTGTPIGTNRALTPNRNPTVPSGKSPSSVPSKNTFRKRFNGVSYELWVKGSYEVYPIIDHREVKSQNDREFFSNAFARKGMKNEIRQLALGDILWVAKNKRTGCQCVLNTIVERKRLDDLASSIRDNRFMEQKNRLEKSGCSNKYYLIEETMGGSIGTMGEALKTALWLILVYYKFSMIRTMNSDETVERIYALNEVIEHHYSKKSLLVLYPNNMENQDDYKKVLETFKSEFERKGNIECCHSFECFQEMMGKSEMRTIGELTINVLMFIKGVSLEKAIAIQSIFPTLNHILNAYQRCKSPHEANMLMFSKLGEAPGTKRITKGLSEKIADVFSTL; encoded by the coding sequence ATGAGGATACTGGAACCTTTgtcaaatgatgaatttttgccagagaatttgaaagatctatattcaaaattccTCCAGGAATTAATAGATGAGCTTTCCCCACGACAAGAGCAACTTCAAATCACATACTCAAAagcaaagaagaatttaaatGATACTGATGGAATATTTTACTACCCAGgtgatttgaagaaggttaAGGGGATAGGTGCTACTATAATCTCAAGACTTGAAGCCAAAATACAAGAATATTGCAATGAACGTGGAATACGGCCACCAGAGCCGAAAGCTGCAAGAGATGTTCCAACTGGTACGAAGAGATCGAGAACAGCATTACGAACAGATAGCAATAAGGAACAAATCAGTCAAACAACGGATACTCAACCTCCTAaaaagcaaagaaaaaaagtgTATATCCCAAAGAAACGATCGGGTGGGTATGCAATTCTTTTAGGGCTATTAGAATTAAGAGCAGTAAAACGTGGATATTCCAAGGAGGAAGTGATAACATCAGCTCAAAAGTATACTGATCATAGTATGGAGGGAAATTTTGCAACAAAGGAGTTCTATGGTTCTTGGTCGTCAATTAACTCGTTAAAGAAACACAATTTAATAGTAGAGGTTGGTCGCCCAAAGAGGTATTCATTAACTGAGGAAGGAGTAACCTTAGCTGAAACTTTAAAGACAGCAGATGGAAtagtttttcaaagagaaaGGGAGAAAGAAGGAAGTCGAGATAACTCAATGAGAGATATTGAAACAACAGCAAACCTGAGTGAACTACTTGAGAAGGAGAAATTATCACCATCATTTAGGCAAGGAAAACCAAACTCATCGTTTATTGATTATACGTTCGAATCAACTGGTACACCCATTGGTACTAACCGGGCCCTGACCCCAAACAGAAACCCCACTGTACCTTCTGGAAAGAGTCCATCCAGTGTCCCATCTAAAAATACTTTTAGAAAAAGATTTAATGGGGTCAGCTACGAGTTGTGGGTTAAAGGAAGCTACGAAGTCTATCCAATTATTGATCATAGAGAGGTGAAATCCCAAAATGATCGAGAGTTCTTCTCAAATGCATTTGCTCGAAAGggaatgaaaaatgaaatacGGCAACTTGCTTTAGGTGATATATTATGGGTTGCAAAGAATAAACGTACAGGATGCCAATGTGTATTGAATACCATCGTGGAAAGAAAACGTTTGGATGACCTAGCATCAAGTATTAGGGACAACAGATTTATGGAACAAAAGAATAGACTTGAAAAAAGTGGATgttccaataaatattatttaatagaaGAAACTATGGGAGGCTCAATTGGAACCATGGGTGAGGCATTAAAGACAGCACTGTGGCTAATCTTGGTCTAttataaattttcaatgatcAGAACCATGAATTCTGATGAGACTGTAGAAAGAATTTACGCCCTTAATGAGGTTATTGAACATCATTATTCTAAGAAATCACTTCTAGTGTTATACCCGAATAATATGGAGAACCAAGATGATTATAAGAAAGTACTAGAGACCTTTAAGAGTGAGTTTGAAAGAAAGGGTAATATTGAATGCTGTCATAGCTTTGAATGCTTCCAAGAAATGATGGGCAAAAGTGAAATGAGAACCATAGGGGAACTTACAATAAATGTGCTGATGTTTATAAAGGGCGTCTCATTAGAGAAGGCAATTGCCATACAATCAATCTTTCCCACCTTAAATCATATTTTAAACGCCTATCAACGGTGCAAATCCCCGCACGAAGCAAACATGCtaatgttttcaaaattgggCGAAGCACCAGGAACTAAACGTATTACTAAAGGATTATCAGAAAAGATTGCCGACGTTTTCAGTACATTATAG